The Lysobacter helvus nucleotide sequence TGGCGAGGGCGAGCAAAGCGAACGGGAGCGACTTGCGCATCGTGATCCTCATCGTGGTTGGAATTGCGTGGGTATGACGGACTCAGCGGCGGCCGCCGAAGATGCTGCCCAGCACGCCGCGCAGGATCTGCTGCCCGACCTTGCTGCCGACGGTGCGCGCGGTCTGCTTGGCCATCGTTTCGACCATGCCTTGCCGGCGCTTGGTGCCGAACACGGCGTCCTTCACCGCCTGGCTGAAACCGCCGCCATCGTCGTCGGCGGCTTGCTTGGCAGGCGGCGCGTTCGTGCGCGCAGCGGTGGCTTCGACGCCGGCAGCGAGTTTTTCCGCGGCCGAATCGCGATCGATGCGCGTGTCGTACTTCGCGCCCACCGGGCTGCCGGCGCGGACCTGCATGCGTTCGGCGTCGGTGATCGCGCCCATGCGGCAGCGCGGCGGGGCGATGAGCGTGCGTTCGACCGGCATCGGCACGGCGCGCGCGTTGGGCGCGTCGTGCAGCATCGACACGAGCGCTTCGCCCACGCCGAGCGCGGAGATCGTCTTCGCAACATCCAGCGCCGGATTGGCGACGAAGGTTTCCGCCGCCACGCGCACGGCTTTCTGGTCGCGCGGCGTGAACGCACGCAGTGCATGCTGCACGCGATTGCCGAGCTGGCCGAGGATGTTGTCGGGTACGTCGTCGGGGAACTGCGAGCAGAAATACACGCCCACGCCCTTCGACCGGATCAGGCGGACGACTTGTTCGATGCGCTGCTGCAGGGCGGGCGGCGCGTCGTCGAACAGCAGGTGCGCTTCGTCGAACACGAAGGCGAGCTTGGGTTTGTCCAGGTCGCCCACTTCCGGCAGCGTTTCGTACAACTCGCTGAGCAGCCAGAGCAGGAAGCTGGAATACAGGCGCGGCTTCAGCACCAGCTGGTCCGCGGCGAGGATGCCGATGACGCCGCGGCCGTCGGTGTTGGTGCGCATCAGGTCCGCGAGTTCCAGGCCCGGTTCGCCGAAGAATTCGTCCGCGCCGTCCTGTTCCAGGCGCAGCAGCGCGCGCTGGATCGCGCCCACCGATTGCGTGCTCACCAAACCGTACGACGTGGTGATGTCCTTGCGTTCGTCCGACACCAGGCCGAGCAGGGCGCGCAAATCTTCGAGGTCGAGCAGCAACAGCCCGCGGTCGTCGGCGAGCTTGAACACGATGTCGAGCACGCCCGATTGCGTGTCGTTGAGCTCCAGGATGCGCGCGAGCAAGGTCGGGCCCATTTCGCTGACGGTGGTGCGCACGGGATGGCCGCGCT carries:
- a CDS encoding helicase HerA-like domain-containing protein, yielding MQPILVGKSVTTPEGGSVLLEPRYGNRHGLVAGATGTGKTVTLMTLAEGFSRIGVPVFLADVKGDVAGLAVAGTPDQKLLDRVAQIGVPDYAPAANPVIFWDLYGKRGHPVRTTVSEMGPTLLARILELNDTQSGVLDIVFKLADDRGLLLLDLEDLRALLGLVSDERKDITTSYGLVSTQSVGAIQRALLRLEQDGADEFFGEPGLELADLMRTNTDGRGVIGILAADQLVLKPRLYSSFLLWLLSELYETLPEVGDLDKPKLAFVFDEAHLLFDDAPPALQQRIEQVVRLIRSKGVGVYFCSQFPDDVPDNILGQLGNRVQHALRAFTPRDQKAVRVAAETFVANPALDVAKTISALGVGEALVSMLHDAPNARAVPMPVERTLIAPPRCRMGAITDAERMQVRAGSPVGAKYDTRIDRDSAAEKLAAGVEATAARTNAPPAKQAADDDGGGFSQAVKDAVFGTKRRQGMVETMAKQTARTVGSKVGQQILRGVLGSIFGGRR